The Carbonactinospora thermoautotrophica sequence GGTGCGGAAACCCCGGAGCGGGCGTCACGATCAAGCCCCCGTCGATGACCTCGTACCGTGCGTGCGTGGGGTCCTCGGGCATGGCGAGCACGTCCTCGGCCGTCCAGGGGCCCGGATGCTCCAGCGCGACGGTCATGCTCCTCACCGCCCTCGTGACAGGTCCACCACTAGTGTGGCACGTCAGGGCAGGGTCAGGATCTCCGCGCCGTTCTCGGTCACCACGATCGTGTGCTCGAACTGGGCGGTGCGCTTGCGGTCCTTGGTGACCACGGTCCAGCCGTCCGCCCACATGTCCCACTCGATCGTGCCGAGCGTGATCATCGGCTCGATCGTGAAGGTCATGCCGGGCTCCATGACCGTGTCGTACCGCGGGTCGTCGTAGTGCGGGATGATCAGCCCGGAGTGGAAGGACTCCCCGATCCCGTGGCCGGTGAAGTCGCGGACCACGCCGTACCCGAACCGCTTGGCGTACGACTCGATCACCCGGCCGATCACGTTGACCTGCCGACCCGGGCGGACCGCTTTGATCCCGCGCATCAGCGCCTCGCGGGTGCGCTCGACCAGCAGGCGGGATTCCTCGTCCACCTCGCCGACCAGGAAGGTCGCGTTGGTGTCCCCGTGCAC is a genomic window containing:
- the map gene encoding type I methionyl aminopeptidase; the encoded protein is MTVLVPGKVSPMRPVPPHIPRPEYVGKKKPKRFTGSEVKDADTIERMRIAGRIAAQALQEVGRHVRPGVTTDELDRIGHEFLCDHGAYPSTLGYRGYPKSLCTSINEVICHGIPDSTVLNEGDIVNVDITAYIHGVHGDTNATFLVGEVDEESRLLVERTREALMRGIKAVRPGRQVNVIGRVIESYAKRFGYGVVRDFTGHGIGESFHSGLIIPHYDDPRYDTVMEPGMTFTIEPMITLGTIEWDMWADGWTVVTKDRKRTAQFEHTIVVTENGAEILTLP